The following are encoded in a window of Arthrobacter antioxidans genomic DNA:
- a CDS encoding MOSC domain-containing protein gives MTQEFRYEVEILHLLVSPGHAYFGRARDGAAEVATVDADRAEVVAGKGIVGDRFFGKAAHMDAAVTLFAIESLEAIAAELGAAPFDPLLPRRNVVLRGAELTPLIGHDFVLEGAGGGVTLHGGRHAHPCAWMDRVLAPGAHPAMRGRGGLRCRPLSSGTLHRGPAVLVSPVPLDPARAPVASVLRPSRLP, from the coding sequence ATGACGCAAGAGTTCCGGTACGAGGTCGAGATCCTGCACCTGCTCGTCTCGCCCGGGCACGCCTACTTCGGACGTGCCCGGGACGGAGCAGCCGAAGTGGCCACCGTCGACGCGGACCGCGCGGAGGTCGTGGCGGGCAAGGGCATCGTGGGTGACCGGTTCTTCGGCAAGGCCGCCCACATGGACGCCGCCGTGACGCTCTTCGCCATCGAGTCGCTCGAGGCCATCGCGGCGGAACTGGGAGCGGCCCCCTTCGATCCGCTGCTTCCGCGCCGCAACGTGGTCCTCCGGGGCGCCGAACTCACGCCGCTCATCGGCCATGACTTCGTCCTCGAGGGCGCCGGCGGGGGTGTCACCCTGCACGGCGGCCGGCACGCCCACCCCTGTGCCTGGATGGACCGGGTCCTGGCGCCGGGCGCCCATCCGGCCATGCGCGGCCGGGGTGGTCTGCGGTGCCGGCCATTGAGCAGCGGAACCCTCCATCGGGGGCCGGCCGTCCTGGTCAGCCCCGTGCCGCTGGACCCGGCACGGGCGCCGGTGGCATCGGTGCTCAGGCCCTCCCGGCTGCCCTGA
- a CDS encoding helix-turn-helix transcriptional regulator, whose protein sequence is MWEDLAHGGTVRRVGTMVVATTAHSAPRLTVTGPELQGMTYLGFLVHGRAEVRAPGLAPVSVHRGEAVILTEPRDVVMESPAPARWVHVLVTTTRLRERGVPVHAGLCEKRGGALAGPVAAFASALAEGPGDSGPISDVVAARVLENLVVAVYGEAHEETDPRLDQRRRVRRAAIDLIDERFSDALLTPAAIAADVGVSLRHLQRCFEGSGTTIASEISNRRTENASMLLAAPASRELTVAEVARRSGFSSAFELRSRVRARFGVPPSELRRSGSSVGRQVPVVPP, encoded by the coding sequence ATGTGGGAGGACCTGGCTCACGGGGGGACGGTCCGCCGGGTAGGGACCATGGTCGTGGCGACGACGGCGCACTCGGCGCCCAGGCTCACGGTGACCGGGCCCGAGCTCCAGGGCATGACCTACCTCGGTTTCCTCGTCCACGGACGTGCCGAGGTACGCGCGCCGGGCCTCGCCCCGGTGTCCGTCCACCGGGGCGAGGCCGTCATCCTCACCGAACCGCGCGACGTCGTCATGGAGAGCCCGGCACCCGCGCGCTGGGTCCATGTGCTCGTCACGACGACCAGGTTGCGCGAACGTGGTGTCCCGGTCCACGCCGGGCTGTGCGAGAAGCGCGGAGGGGCGCTCGCCGGCCCCGTCGCCGCCTTCGCCTCCGCGCTCGCGGAAGGGCCGGGGGACTCCGGTCCGATCAGTGACGTCGTCGCGGCCCGGGTCCTGGAAAATCTCGTGGTCGCGGTGTACGGCGAGGCGCACGAGGAAACGGACCCACGGCTGGACCAGCGCCGCCGGGTGCGGCGCGCGGCGATCGACCTGATCGATGAACGCTTCAGCGATGCCCTGCTGACGCCGGCGGCCATCGCGGCCGACGTCGGCGTCTCGCTCAGGCACCTGCAGCGCTGTTTCGAGGGAAGCGGGACGACCATCGCCTCGGAGATCAGCAACCGGCGGACCGAGAACGCCTCCATGCTGCTCGCCGCACCCGCCTCACGTGAGCTGACGGTCGCCGAGGTCGCGCGGCGGTCGGGTTTCTCGTCCGCTTTCGAACTGCGCTCACGGGTGCGCGCGAGATTCGGTGTCCCGCCGTCGGAACTGCGCCGGTCCGGGTCGTCGGTCGGCCGCCAGGTCCCCGTCGTCCCGCCGTGA
- a CDS encoding helix-turn-helix domain-containing protein: MPAPATAPSRPTAQEDCTGERAVPKDSGRGRAGEPHPPPGPFITDRSRTIGELTILCLPGSDVPALQAREPTGRRLQAVIPLNGPITLGGPAGPLLALTQGALAVVQGDLRLGRDGGEAAMILLLRLPAHVLTGRGLRLRGGPARACPGRSLSLPLGEFAYALLRSVPAPGDTRTSRATERSIVDLLAGALLESDPPRTDGAALRTLLRERAVRIVERRFADPSLRPAGIARELNVSLRHLQRSFEGSGTTLALEIRRARSEYAALLLTTPTGADCSDLRIALRSGFTSADQLRAAFEGHFGVSTARCSQPRVAEVLQASA, translated from the coding sequence GTGCCCGCACCCGCCACAGCACCTTCCCGGCCCACCGCGCAGGAGGACTGCACGGGGGAACGCGCGGTCCCGAAGGATTCCGGGCGGGGCCGCGCCGGCGAACCGCACCCGCCACCTGGCCCCTTCATCACGGACCGGTCGCGCACGATCGGCGAGCTGACGATCCTCTGCCTCCCCGGATCGGATGTCCCCGCCCTGCAGGCGCGGGAACCCACGGGCCGGCGACTCCAGGCCGTCATCCCGCTCAACGGGCCGATCACCCTGGGTGGGCCTGCGGGGCCCCTGCTCGCCCTGACGCAGGGGGCGCTCGCCGTCGTGCAGGGAGACCTGCGCCTCGGGCGCGACGGCGGAGAGGCCGCGATGATCCTCCTCCTCCGCCTGCCGGCGCACGTCCTTACAGGCCGTGGGCTCCGGCTGCGCGGCGGTCCTGCACGCGCCTGCCCGGGCAGGTCCCTCTCCCTGCCGCTCGGCGAGTTCGCGTACGCGCTGCTGCGGTCGGTTCCCGCCCCCGGGGATACGAGGACGTCCAGGGCCACCGAACGCAGCATCGTGGACCTCCTCGCGGGCGCTCTTCTCGAGTCCGACCCGCCGAGGACCGACGGCGCGGCGCTCAGAACGCTCCTCCGCGAACGCGCGGTCCGCATCGTCGAGCGGCGGTTCGCGGATCCGTCACTGCGACCGGCAGGAATCGCCCGTGAGCTGAATGTGTCGCTACGGCACCTCCAACGCAGTTTCGAGGGGTCGGGCACGACGCTCGCCCTCGAGATCAGGCGCGCTCGCAGCGAATACGCCGCGCTCCTTCTGACCACGCCCACCGGCGCGGACTGCTCGGACCTGCGGATCGCCCTCCGCTCCGGTTTCACCTCGGCCGATCAGTTGCGCGCCGCCTTCGAAGGGCACTTCGGCGTGTCGACCGCGCGCTGCAGCCAACCGCGCGTCGCGGAGGTGCTGCAGGCCTCCGCCTGA